The Nitrospira sp. genome contains a region encoding:
- the hemL gene encoding glutamate-1-semialdehyde 2,1-aminomutase yields MNTSRSAKLFTEAQQLIPGGVNSPVRAFRSVGGQPRFIARAKGSRLYDVDKNVYIDYVLSWGPMILGHAHSAVITSIKNAAGRGTSYGAPTESEVSLAKEIRNAFPSMEKIRLVSSGTEAVMSAIRVARGFTKRTAVMKFEGCYHGHGDYLLAKAGSGLATLGIPDSPGVPEDFAKHTLTAPYNDIRTVQQLIAANRDRLACIIVEPIAGNMGVVPPAPDFLSTLRQLTTDHNILLIFDEVISGFRVGYGGAQALYGITPDLTVLGKIIGGGLPVGAYGGRKEIMDLIAPVGPVYQAGTLSGNPLAVSAGLATLKQLRARGIYRQLEERSAALDKGIGEAAKKSGIPVTQTRVGSMLTTFFTPGPVVDWNTAKLSDTKRYGQFFHRMLEQGIYLAPSQFEAAFLSTAHSAQDIEKTIRAAHTAFKKL; encoded by the coding sequence ATGAACACATCCCGTTCCGCCAAGCTTTTCACCGAAGCGCAGCAACTCATCCCTGGTGGCGTCAATAGCCCTGTTCGGGCCTTTCGTTCGGTCGGTGGGCAGCCGCGATTCATCGCACGCGCAAAAGGATCACGGCTCTATGATGTGGACAAGAACGTCTACATTGACTATGTCCTTTCTTGGGGGCCGATGATTTTGGGGCATGCCCATTCGGCGGTGATTACCTCGATCAAGAACGCGGCTGGGCGAGGGACCAGTTACGGGGCTCCGACTGAATCGGAAGTCTCACTGGCCAAAGAAATCCGCAACGCCTTCCCTTCCATGGAAAAGATTCGGCTGGTCAGCTCCGGGACCGAGGCCGTGATGAGCGCGATCCGAGTGGCGCGGGGGTTTACCAAACGAACGGCCGTCATGAAGTTCGAAGGGTGCTACCACGGGCATGGCGATTACCTGCTGGCAAAGGCCGGATCAGGGTTGGCAACATTGGGGATTCCGGACTCACCGGGCGTACCTGAAGACTTTGCCAAGCATACTTTGACGGCTCCCTATAACGACATTCGGACAGTCCAGCAGCTTATTGCCGCCAACCGCGACCGGCTTGCCTGCATTATCGTTGAGCCGATCGCCGGCAACATGGGCGTCGTCCCTCCTGCTCCCGACTTCTTATCCACACTCAGACAACTGACCACCGACCACAACATTCTCTTGATTTTCGATGAAGTCATCTCCGGTTTCCGCGTCGGTTACGGAGGCGCGCAGGCGCTCTACGGCATCACGCCTGACCTCACGGTCCTTGGGAAAATTATCGGTGGTGGATTACCGGTCGGTGCTTATGGCGGGCGGAAAGAGATCATGGATCTCATCGCGCCGGTCGGACCGGTATATCAAGCCGGTACGCTCTCCGGTAATCCGCTGGCAGTCTCCGCGGGATTGGCGACGCTCAAACAGTTGCGGGCACGAGGCATTTACAGGCAACTTGAGGAGCGATCTGCCGCCCTGGATAAAGGGATCGGCGAGGCTGCAAAAAAATCAGGAATTCCCGTCACACAAACCCGGGTCGGATCGATGCTGACGACCTTCTTTACTCCGGGTCCGGTTGTGGATTGGAATACGGCGAAATTATCGGACACAAAGCGGTACGGCCAGTTTTTTCACCGCATGTTGGAGCAGGGAATCTATCTCGCGCCTTCTCAATTCGAAGCCGCCTTTCTCTCCACTGCCCATAGCGCGCAGGACATTGAGAAGACCATCAGAGCTGCCCACACCGCCTTCAAAAAACTCTAA
- a CDS encoding OmpA family protein, producing the protein MKLLALALASTFTPINGHVPSIAAGFQATSGTSTWSLIATPLYKVHDDHFPQNKYSFPPQTSKGQAEKEPSLDKLQQQLSAKEKELSLLREKAGATNDLLNVEKQRAGVLETQLAQKEQEIKALRDREDSHKQPSQELSMTKSDLQQAKQRIDDLERQLAVSSLENAKRRIGELERQLDAEKRETTVPRSTSDDNSTLNGDMSAQTEEFTQAKNRVVELEQQLAGKEQDLARVKDNLSQVTQKLADLDPQLTARNAELAQAKQLLAEMERNSAKQGDAAPAQDPHPVRPEDAKAIGSDLIKVSESLSSALQDELKKGRVGLRQRGNKLTLALATGELFGSGEVTMTPGGTSLLERIGAILHDFRYQSIEVAGHTDSKPVRSDPRRTFRDNIELSQARAEHAGQALIGSGVEADRVKSVGYAATRPIATNDTDKGRSKNRRVEIIVTQWSEPSILSGEKDKHVGKKSRVASRHHKGVTQRVVNR; encoded by the coding sequence ATGAAGTTACTTGCGTTGGCCCTGGCATCGACCTTCACGCCGATCAACGGACACGTTCCGAGCATCGCAGCCGGCTTTCAGGCGACAAGTGGCACCTCGACATGGAGTCTGATCGCAACGCCTCTCTACAAGGTCCACGACGACCATTTCCCCCAGAATAAGTATTCGTTCCCGCCCCAAACCTCGAAAGGCCAAGCAGAGAAGGAGCCGTCGTTGGACAAGCTTCAGCAACAGCTCTCAGCGAAAGAGAAAGAACTGTCTCTACTGCGGGAGAAGGCAGGAGCGACCAATGATCTCCTGAATGTCGAAAAACAACGCGCCGGTGTTTTGGAGACACAGCTTGCCCAAAAAGAGCAGGAGATCAAAGCACTGCGTGACCGAGAAGATTCGCACAAGCAGCCGTCCCAAGAGCTGAGCATGACGAAAAGCGACCTGCAGCAAGCGAAACAACGCATCGACGATCTCGAGCGACAACTTGCGGTCAGCAGTCTCGAGAATGCAAAACGCCGAATCGGCGAACTCGAGCGTCAGCTCGATGCAGAAAAGAGAGAGACCACAGTCCCACGATCAACTTCCGACGACAATTCCACACTCAACGGGGATATGTCCGCACAGACGGAAGAGTTCACGCAAGCCAAGAACAGAGTGGTTGAGTTAGAACAACAACTTGCAGGAAAAGAGCAGGATCTGGCACGGGTCAAGGACAACCTCAGTCAAGTCACGCAAAAGCTGGCTGACCTTGACCCACAGCTCACGGCGAGAAATGCAGAACTCGCGCAGGCGAAGCAATTGCTCGCAGAGATGGAGCGTAATTCTGCGAAGCAAGGCGACGCGGCCCCTGCTCAAGATCCCCACCCAGTTCGTCCGGAGGATGCGAAAGCCATAGGAAGTGATCTCATCAAGGTCAGTGAAAGTCTCAGCAGCGCACTCCAGGATGAACTGAAGAAAGGTCGTGTGGGCTTACGACAGCGGGGCAATAAACTGACCTTGGCGTTGGCGACCGGCGAGTTATTCGGTTCAGGCGAAGTGACGATGACCCCGGGAGGCACCTCGTTGCTCGAACGGATCGGGGCGATCTTGCATGATTTCCGTTACCAGAGCATCGAAGTGGCCGGACATACCGACAGCAAGCCCGTCCGAAGCGACCCTCGCAGAACGTTTCGAGACAATATCGAACTCTCCCAGGCACGAGCGGAACACGCCGGTCAGGCTTTGATCGGCAGCGGGGTCGAAGCCGATCGAGTCAAATCGGTCGGATACGCGGCCACCAGACCCATCGCGACCAACGATACCGATAAAGGTCGGAGTAAAAACAGACGGGTGGAGATCATCGTCACTCAGTGGTCAGAACCCAGTATCTTGTCGGGCGAGAAAGACAAACACGTCGGCAAGAAATCCCGAGTGGCTTCCCGCCACCACAAGGGAGTCACTCAACGTGTGGTGAATCGTTGA
- the rfaE2 gene encoding D-glycero-beta-D-manno-heptose 1-phosphate adenylyltransferase — protein MVAKVFPRNQLLSELSAERAKGKRVVFTNGCFDLMHIGHTRYLQAAKALGDLLVVAVNSDASVRKLDKAPDRPIVPQAQRAEVVAALGCVDFVVIFDEPDPLQLITAVQPDVLVKGGDWAIDQIVGREIVEARGGVVKTIPLVSGLSTTGLLQRIRSTTK, from the coding sequence ATGGTCGCGAAGGTTTTTCCGCGCAATCAACTCCTGTCCGAACTTTCCGCTGAACGAGCAAAGGGGAAACGGGTCGTCTTCACGAACGGTTGCTTCGACCTCATGCATATCGGTCATACGCGCTATCTGCAGGCAGCCAAGGCGTTGGGCGATCTCCTGGTCGTCGCGGTGAACAGTGACGCGTCTGTCCGCAAGTTGGACAAGGCGCCCGATCGACCGATCGTGCCGCAGGCACAACGGGCTGAAGTGGTGGCGGCCTTGGGCTGTGTGGATTTTGTCGTGATCTTCGATGAACCTGACCCACTCCAGCTCATCACCGCCGTCCAACCGGACGTCCTCGTGAAGGGCGGGGATTGGGCCATCGACCAGATCGTCGGCCGAGAGATCGTCGAGGCGCGCGGAGGCGTGGTCAAAACCATTCCTTTGGTTTCCGGCCTTTCCACAACCGGACTCCTTCAACGCATCCGGTCAACCACGAAGTGA
- a CDS encoding thermonuclease family protein: MRLLSTLHVRAVDGDTIRVGAERIRLRGIDTPEMSEFAGPAAKQRLEELLRRGPIRIVPKGRDVYNRLVADVFVNEQNVAETLIIEGYEKPRS; encoded by the coding sequence ATGCGACTACTGAGTACCTTACACGTGCGGGCAGTCGATGGCGATACCATTCGCGTCGGAGCCGAGCGTATCAGACTTCGTGGGATTGACACGCCGGAAATGAGTGAGTTCGCCGGCCCGGCAGCCAAGCAACGACTGGAAGAGTTGCTTCGCCGAGGACCGATCCGCATCGTCCCCAAGGGCCGAGATGTCTACAATCGTCTCGTCGCCGACGTGTTCGTGAACGAACAGAATGTGGCGGAGACGTTAATCATAGAGGGATATGAAAAGCCACGGTCATAG
- a CDS encoding SprT-like domain-containing protein, which yields MAATTASILLSSEDLQAHWQRLNARYFAGSLPPIAMCWSRRLTSSVGMFASRGGPKAGYPAGNRSRREIRLSLPLFERLAERTPYAEQELLNTLVHEMIHQWQFDVLKRRPDHGLEFLRKMTEINRSGEVAVTTHHSLEKEVLALSRFAWRCKDCGRVYRRQRKSIQPKHHHCGACRGSLEELMSPTRSIENRLLPYLARVSDIMHPSARPGRLVDAPEQLTLKLA from the coding sequence ATGGCGGCCACGACTGCTTCAATCCTCCTGTCTTCCGAAGATCTGCAGGCTCATTGGCAGCGCCTGAACGCACGGTACTTTGCCGGTTCATTGCCGCCGATTGCGATGTGCTGGAGCCGGCGCCTCACCTCCTCAGTCGGCATGTTCGCCAGCCGTGGAGGGCCGAAAGCAGGATATCCCGCCGGCAACCGCAGCCGTCGAGAGATTCGCCTGTCGCTTCCTTTGTTCGAGCGGCTCGCCGAACGGACACCGTACGCGGAACAGGAACTCCTGAACACCCTCGTCCATGAGATGATCCATCAATGGCAGTTCGATGTGCTGAAGCGGCGGCCCGATCATGGACTGGAATTCTTGCGAAAAATGACGGAGATCAACCGGTCCGGCGAAGTGGCCGTCACGACCCATCACTCCTTGGAGAAAGAAGTCCTTGCGCTCTCGAGATTTGCCTGGCGCTGCAAAGACTGCGGGCGGGTCTATCGACGGCAACGAAAATCCATCCAGCCCAAGCATCACCACTGCGGTGCCTGTCGAGGCTCTTTGGAAGAGCTCATGTCACCAACCAGATCGATCGAGAATCGGCTTCTCCCCTACCTCGCTCGCGTATCAGACATCATGCACCCATCCGCCCGACCGGGCAGGCTCGTCGATGCGCCGGAGCAACTGACGCTGAAATTAGCGTGA
- a CDS encoding D-sedoheptulose 7-phosphate isomerase translates to MQTLVLTAFADSANVKQQFAREHADRIVEVATLIAQAFRNGNKVLLFGNGGSSTDAAHIAAEFVGRYKRDRVPLPAIALATDIAAITCIANDYGYEELFARQVRAHGRPGDIAIGISTSGNSPNVLKGIAAARECGLTTVAWTGATGSQLAGLVDYPFVVPSTVTSRIQESHITLGHVLCELVEDHLLGKAS, encoded by the coding sequence ATGCAAACACTTGTTTTGACGGCCTTTGCCGACAGTGCGAACGTCAAGCAGCAGTTTGCGCGCGAACATGCCGACCGAATCGTGGAGGTCGCCACGCTCATCGCGCAGGCCTTCCGGAACGGCAACAAGGTTCTGCTCTTCGGTAACGGAGGGAGTTCAACGGACGCCGCCCATATCGCGGCGGAATTTGTCGGACGGTACAAACGCGACCGGGTACCGCTGCCTGCGATCGCGCTGGCGACGGACATTGCCGCCATTACTTGCATCGCGAACGACTACGGCTATGAAGAACTGTTTGCCCGCCAGGTGCGGGCGCATGGCCGACCAGGCGACATCGCGATCGGCATCAGCACCAGCGGGAATTCTCCGAACGTGCTGAAGGGGATCGCCGCCGCCCGCGAATGTGGTTTGACCACGGTGGCGTGGACCGGAGCGACAGGCAGCCAACTGGCCGGCCTCGTCGACTATCCCTTTGTCGTGCCATCCACGGTCACCTCCCGAATTCAAGAAAGCCACATCACACTCGGCCATGTCTTGTGCGAACTGGTAGAGGATCATCTCCTTGGGAAAGCGTCCTGA
- a CDS encoding YbgC/FadM family acyl-CoA thioesterase — protein MEIKIYYEDTDCGGVVYYANYLKYFERARTEYLEARGYSVAALMKQSILFVVVHAEVAYCSPGRYGETLVVETEVGDVTRAALTFSHVVCEKASGRVVVKGSARLAATDGNGKIKRLDRTMVAALQSAIHPSSTARS, from the coding sequence ATGGAGATTAAGATCTACTACGAAGACACCGACTGCGGCGGGGTGGTCTATTACGCGAATTATCTGAAATATTTTGAGCGCGCCCGTACCGAGTATCTTGAAGCGCGAGGGTATTCGGTTGCGGCATTGATGAAACAGAGCATTCTCTTCGTGGTGGTGCACGCCGAAGTGGCGTATTGCTCGCCGGGTCGATACGGAGAAACGTTGGTCGTCGAAACGGAAGTGGGCGATGTGACCCGGGCTGCGTTGACCTTTTCGCATGTCGTGTGTGAGAAGGCGAGCGGCCGCGTGGTTGTGAAAGGCTCGGCCCGGTTGGCGGCGACGGACGGGAACGGAAAAATCAAACGTCTGGACAGAACCATGGTCGCTGCGCTTCAGTCGGCGATCCATCCTTCATCCACGGCCAGATCCTAA
- a CDS encoding TIGR02710 family CRISPR-associated protein yields the protein MAKDQPIKALVIALVEDAMSAVYSINRLTPEALCFVLPEASKALVESDVQPKIQQMPKRWDWIVMGETAEFPASYQTLARTLPELLRTWEVQPGELVVDLTGATPAMAGALTVVALPWTSRLVELSPAREGLDGDRIELGTKTLVWTQSNPWDEHATVSRREGCELFNRGLFHAAAKFFHDVELRVSGGQKPLYRALTDLADGYELWERFHYRQAWDKLKTATKALEMASLWGGPPGLKSVVPPIKANAGFLEKIVLDSAEVKEFVPLDLLAHAGRRLLAGRDPEAAMVALVRALEAFAQVRLHKAHKMKSWDVSPEQLPQALQEMCRTCYLEDIDGKYKLPLQAQFRVLAGLGDQLGQTFLREWQKMKPLLDAANHAVLGHGFEPIKSERVQQLYDVIVRLTGVAESSLPKFPVLSL from the coding sequence ATGGCAAAAGATCAACCCATCAAGGCTCTCGTAATCGCATTGGTCGAGGACGCGATGTCGGCGGTCTATTCGATCAACCGACTCACGCCGGAGGCCTTGTGTTTTGTGTTGCCGGAAGCGAGTAAGGCCTTGGTGGAGTCTGACGTACAACCGAAGATCCAGCAGATGCCGAAACGGTGGGATTGGATTGTGATGGGGGAAACCGCTGAGTTCCCGGCCTCCTATCAGACGCTTGCGCGGACGTTGCCTGAACTGCTGCGGACGTGGGAGGTACAGCCTGGTGAGTTGGTGGTGGACTTGACTGGGGCGACACCGGCGATGGCGGGAGCGCTCACTGTGGTGGCGCTGCCGTGGACTTCTCGGCTGGTCGAACTGAGCCCGGCTCGCGAAGGACTGGATGGCGATCGCATTGAGTTGGGCACGAAGACCCTCGTCTGGACGCAGAGTAATCCGTGGGATGAGCACGCGACGGTCTCACGACGTGAAGGATGTGAGCTATTCAACCGGGGACTCTTCCACGCTGCCGCCAAGTTCTTTCATGATGTGGAACTGCGGGTCAGTGGTGGGCAGAAGCCGCTGTATCGAGCGTTGACGGATTTAGCTGACGGCTATGAATTGTGGGAGCGGTTTCACTATCGTCAGGCTTGGGACAAATTGAAAACTGCGACGAAGGCTTTAGAAATGGCTTCACTCTGGGGGGGGCCGCCTGGCTTGAAGTCGGTCGTGCCTCCCATCAAGGCTAATGCCGGCTTCCTTGAAAAGATCGTCCTCGATTCCGCTGAGGTCAAAGAATTCGTGCCGTTGGATCTCTTGGCGCATGCAGGCAGAAGGCTCCTTGCCGGACGCGATCCCGAAGCGGCCATGGTCGCACTCGTCCGTGCTCTGGAGGCATTTGCCCAGGTCCGACTCCACAAAGCGCACAAGATGAAGAGCTGGGATGTGTCGCCCGAGCAACTCCCGCAGGCGCTTCAGGAAATGTGTCGCACCTGTTATCTCGAAGACATCGACGGCAAGTACAAGCTGCCGCTGCAGGCACAGTTTCGTGTGCTGGCCGGGTTGGGTGATCAACTGGGACAAACCTTCCTCAGGGAATGGCAGAAGATGAAACCCCTGCTTGATGCAGCGAACCATGCCGTGTTGGGTCATGGCTTCGAGCCCATCAAATCGGAACGAGTGCAGCAGTTGTACGATGTGATCGTCCGACTCACCGGGGTTGCAGAGTCGTCGTTACCGAAGTTTCCGGTCCTGAGTCTTTAA
- a CDS encoding response regulator, which produces MSVFWIIAAANVLVVAPLIFLLIQTSRRARAGWLRAEAERIRFQENEHRLRSVLEAEPQGILVLGLDCRVLQVNPAGRVLFDAGFTEEIVGKDLRDCIHANDCVRIEEMLKAAREGRETCGKGRLIGLSGQSRWIEITSVPLPAEDGTVQSVLSVLRDVTEEKRSDRRQALQHAVAKVLAEASTVEQAIPELLRAIAVSSDWHAGLFWRVQEDRRSLRCVQAWCGNGTDLLDFVRLRKQETFMSGSGLPGRSWARGEPLWVEDIGKDAGVAPGSLESTRMLHAACVFPVWLRAHVYGVMEFFGQEAQSQDWDLLKTLGTIGSQIGLFIERAEVEAALHENETRTRLIIDTALDAVITMDHAGRITEWNAQAEQIFGWSAFEVLGRDFGATIVAPSHRLSYQEYVRRLLEPQDISIANMLIEMTTLRRDGREFPAEIAMTPLPVEGSVIFSAFIRDITSRKEAEQALKDYAQQLEHINQQLDAALREAKAATEAKSSFLATMSHEIRTPMNGVIGMTGLLLDTKLTDEQREYAETARTCGDHLLTIINDILDFSKIEAGKLDLEVIEFDLRLAIDESLDLVAERASSKGLNLACLFHADVPRNLLGDPGRLRQVVMNLMANAIKFTDSGDVIVEVTVEAQSMEDSTIRVAVTDTGIGISGEARERLFRSFSQADGSTTRKYGGTGLGLAICKRLVEMMGGTIGATSRVGEGSCFWFTVNLRKQAEGFHRADPPNAVLEGLRVLIVDDKAINRKILELMTKSWGMEPTLARSGPEALDVLSRRHGRSRFDLALLDVDMGSMEGIELVRAIKTRPEGAEIRLVLLTSLGRRGDAKIAREAGLAAYLTKPIRERQLHDCLAAVMTQLSAYVPTTNEPLPLITRHTLAETNAKADLRILLAEDNIINQKVAVRLFQRLGYRIDVVANGREAIEALSHVHYDVVFMDCQMPEMDGFEATREIRQREASKTVSSSGLRVAGPRQEHSRLQPETGNQKLEPSHHVPIIAMTANAMQGDRERCLAAGMDDYLSKPISVDALAGALDRANRERLRSQSPKNQEAA; this is translated from the coding sequence GTGAGCGTTTTCTGGATCATTGCGGCGGCCAATGTGTTGGTCGTTGCTCCCTTGATTTTCTTGCTCATACAGACTTCTCGTCGCGCACGGGCAGGTTGGCTGCGCGCGGAAGCGGAGAGAATTCGCTTTCAGGAGAATGAACACAGGCTTCGGAGTGTCTTGGAAGCCGAACCGCAAGGGATTTTGGTGCTCGGGCTTGATTGCCGTGTGCTTCAGGTCAACCCGGCCGGGCGTGTCCTGTTCGATGCGGGCTTTACAGAAGAGATCGTCGGCAAAGACCTCCGAGACTGTATCCACGCGAATGATTGTGTGCGGATCGAAGAAATGCTGAAGGCGGCTCGAGAAGGCCGGGAAACCTGTGGAAAAGGTAGACTCATCGGGTTGTCGGGGCAATCCCGCTGGATCGAGATCACATCCGTCCCGCTTCCGGCCGAAGACGGCACCGTGCAATCGGTTCTGAGCGTGCTCCGGGATGTGACAGAGGAAAAGCGTAGCGATCGCCGTCAAGCCCTCCAGCATGCCGTGGCGAAAGTCCTTGCAGAAGCCTCTACGGTCGAGCAAGCGATTCCGGAGCTTCTCCGGGCGATTGCAGTCAGCTCGGACTGGCACGCCGGGCTGTTTTGGCGAGTTCAAGAAGACCGGCGCTCTCTTCGCTGTGTACAGGCTTGGTGTGGCAATGGAACCGACCTGTTGGATTTTGTCAGGCTGCGAAAACAGGAAACGTTCATGTCCGGGTCCGGTCTCCCTGGGCGTAGCTGGGCCCGCGGTGAGCCCCTGTGGGTGGAGGACATTGGAAAGGACGCCGGAGTCGCGCCCGGATCTCTTGAATCCACTCGTATGTTGCACGCGGCATGTGTGTTTCCCGTTTGGCTGAGAGCCCACGTCTACGGCGTCATGGAGTTCTTCGGCCAAGAAGCGCAGTCGCAGGATTGGGATCTCCTGAAAACATTGGGGACGATCGGAAGCCAGATCGGTCTTTTCATTGAGCGGGCCGAAGTGGAAGCGGCGCTCCATGAGAACGAAACCCGCACGCGGCTGATCATCGACACAGCGCTCGATGCCGTGATCACGATGGACCATGCCGGTCGAATCACGGAGTGGAACGCCCAGGCAGAGCAGATCTTCGGGTGGTCTGCGTTTGAAGTTCTTGGACGCGATTTCGGCGCCACCATCGTTGCGCCGTCCCATCGTCTGAGTTACCAGGAGTATGTTCGGCGTCTCCTTGAGCCTCAGGACATATCCATCGCAAACATGTTGATCGAGATGACCACCCTTCGACGTGACGGCCGTGAATTCCCCGCTGAAATTGCCATGACGCCGTTGCCGGTCGAGGGCTCCGTCATCTTCAGCGCATTCATTCGAGACATCACGAGCCGGAAGGAAGCAGAGCAAGCGCTGAAAGATTACGCCCAGCAGTTGGAGCACATCAATCAGCAGCTGGATGCCGCTTTGAGGGAAGCCAAAGCCGCCACCGAAGCGAAATCGTCTTTTTTGGCGACGATGAGTCACGAGATCCGCACCCCGATGAACGGGGTCATTGGGATGACGGGTCTCCTGCTCGATACGAAATTGACTGATGAACAGAGAGAATATGCTGAAACAGCTCGAACCTGCGGGGACCATCTGCTGACGATCATCAACGACATCCTGGATTTTTCCAAGATTGAAGCGGGAAAACTGGATTTGGAAGTGATTGAGTTCGACCTTCGCCTCGCCATCGACGAATCGTTGGACCTCGTTGCAGAACGAGCGTCATCCAAGGGGCTCAATTTGGCCTGTCTCTTTCACGCCGATGTGCCGCGCAATTTACTCGGTGACCCCGGGCGCTTACGGCAGGTCGTGATGAATTTGATGGCGAATGCGATCAAATTCACCGACAGCGGCGATGTTATCGTGGAAGTGACGGTTGAGGCTCAATCGATGGAGGATTCGACCATTCGTGTCGCAGTCACGGACACAGGCATCGGGATTTCCGGCGAAGCCCGCGAAAGGCTCTTTCGGTCGTTCAGTCAAGCCGATGGGTCCACCACGAGGAAGTACGGCGGGACCGGTCTCGGCCTGGCGATTTGCAAACGACTTGTTGAGATGATGGGTGGAACGATTGGCGCGACCAGCCGGGTTGGAGAAGGGAGTTGCTTCTGGTTTACGGTGAACCTGCGCAAACAGGCTGAGGGCTTCCACAGAGCTGACCCGCCCAATGCCGTGTTGGAGGGTCTCCGTGTCTTGATTGTGGACGACAAGGCCATCAATCGAAAGATTCTTGAGCTGATGACCAAATCATGGGGGATGGAGCCGACGCTTGCCCGTAGCGGCCCCGAGGCATTGGATGTGTTGAGCCGTCGACACGGACGGTCACGGTTTGATCTCGCGCTGTTGGATGTGGATATGGGATCGATGGAGGGAATCGAACTGGTGCGTGCGATAAAGACCCGGCCTGAAGGAGCTGAGATCCGGCTTGTGTTGCTCACCTCGCTGGGCCGGCGAGGTGACGCCAAGATCGCCAGGGAAGCTGGGTTGGCAGCCTACTTGACAAAGCCGATCCGTGAGCGGCAATTACACGATTGCCTTGCCGCAGTCATGACACAGCTCTCGGCATACGTGCCGACAACGAACGAACCGCTCCCTCTTATTACTCGGCACACACTTGCAGAAACCAATGCCAAAGCGGATCTTCGCATTCTCTTGGCCGAGGATAACATTATCAACCAGAAAGTTGCCGTTCGTCTCTTCCAGCGGTTGGGCTATCGAATCGACGTAGTGGCCAATGGGCGCGAAGCCATCGAAGCGCTCTCTCATGTTCACTATGACGTGGTCTTCATGGATTGCCAAATGCCGGAAATGGATGGTTTCGAAGCCACGAGGGAGATCAGGCAGCGTGAAGCGTCCAAAACTGTTTCGAGTTCCGGATTACGGGTTGCGGGTCCAAGGCAGGAGCATTCCCGTCTCCAACCAGAAACCGGCAACCAGAAACTAGAACCTTCCCATCACGTGCCGATCATTGCCATGACGGCGAATGCGATGCAGGGGGATCGCGAACGGTGTCTGGCGGCAGGAATGGATGACTATCTCTCAAAGCCCATTTCTGTCGACGCGTTGGCCGGGGCCCTGGACCGCGCGAATCGGGAGCGTTTACGCTCCCAGTCCCCCAAGAACCAAGAAGCCGCGTAA
- a CDS encoding protogloblin ApPgb: MSHQTTIPGYTYGTPAVATSPVTVADFELMKKSALFGDEDVKYLRLSLDVVKDQVEAILDVWYGFVGSQPHLLKSFLGKGDGKPLGDYLGGVRKRFGQWILDTARAEYDQKWLDYQHEIGLRHHRTKKNRTDNAAASAEVVPFRDLFALIFPVTFTLKPFLAKKGHSAEDVEKMYAAWVKSCLLQVTLWSHPYVKAGDF, translated from the coding sequence ATGAGTCACCAGACAACTATTCCCGGTTACACGTACGGCACCCCCGCGGTTGCAACGTCCCCTGTGACAGTTGCCGATTTCGAGTTGATGAAAAAGAGCGCCTTGTTCGGCGACGAGGATGTGAAGTATTTGCGTCTGTCGCTCGACGTGGTAAAGGATCAAGTCGAGGCGATCCTCGACGTCTGGTATGGGTTCGTCGGATCCCAGCCCCATCTGCTCAAGTCCTTCTTGGGCAAGGGCGACGGCAAGCCGCTCGGTGATTATCTAGGCGGCGTGCGCAAGCGGTTCGGCCAATGGATTCTCGACACGGCCCGTGCGGAATACGACCAGAAATGGCTCGATTATCAGCACGAGATCGGCTTGCGGCATCATCGCACCAAGAAGAACCGTACGGACAATGCGGCCGCATCGGCTGAAGTCGTCCCGTTTCGCGATCTCTTCGCGCTCATCTTTCCGGTGACCTTTACGCTCAAACCGTTTCTTGCCAAGAAAGGTCACTCCGCTGAGGACGTTGAGAAGATGTATGCTGCATGGGTGAAATCCTGCCTGCTTCAGGTGACGCTGTGGAGCCATCCCTACGTGAAAGCCGGAGATTTCTAA